One segment of Plasmodium vivax chromosome 14, whole genome shotgun sequence DNA contains the following:
- a CDS encoding reticulocyte-binding protein 2 (RBP2), like (encoded by transcript PVX_101590A), whose product MLKSVVTCIHLNFNILYFSASCKDVNRNKPGRLKYHRKLLPAYVNLMSPDKDGYKGAEKDDKANNHNDNNNGNNNDNNNNSDNNDENSNNSENLRTSNLQNSSSVGHLNNHEDTTKPSHYSYLKKSNIYAPDAKNNKMEDDNKKLHTVSNSFIQSTVGNNINNIINRLRHVSVIDYDNNIVCVISPYHPKEYYLTEMKNIALQYGELGNFIISDYNPQIQHISQIVRKNVDICSNHLKELYTTVYRLENPERHKFQRAHYSNERNEYRKRLASFHVCLRLIHRKNYRAITYAELIILNTLDSISCNWDNNCSTNIYANILKTYMSEISNFEKKKKNDAINKINNIYKSAVDAITKIKSELTPSVTSDTADFVLDEIKYIIDKINIHLEKIKYGSEYVKYINSEKIPQQYKKDDLKSHYVVLVTHYSAFLFSTKHINVLEDVFKNKERILYDVFGKIESALRNKLTTLIDSSFSVSTCNSTISICEEIKSAEPLLASSAKPIERHRIYSNAEIKEAKKKYDEKIVKLEQAIRKAEGFINPLKDIIQFNITQKEAMENRINQIQKGLNALETDRKILEIIDAINNQKSQISKNSKKIKDSSRTANALKTQVQTLKKEIDDDVKLLVQLIEKEKIAAFLREEIK is encoded by the coding sequence ATGCTAAAATCTGTTGTAACATGTATTCATTTGAATTTTAAtatcttatatttttcagcATCATGTAAGGATGTCAATCGAAACAAACCCGGAAGACTAAAATATCATCGGAAGCTATTACCAGCATATGTTAACTTAATGAGCCCTGATAAAGACGGATATAAGGGTGCCGAAAAGGATGATAAGGCAAATAATCATAACGACAACAATAATGGCAACAATAATGAcaacaataataatagtgACAATAATGATGAAAACAGTAATAATAGTGAAAATCTCAGAACGtcaaatttacaaaatagttCATCAGTGGGGCATTTAAACAACCACGAAGATACAACGAAACCATCCCATTACTCTTACttgaaaaaaagcaacataTATGCACCGGATgcaaagaataataaaatggaagatgataataaaaaattgcatactGTTTCAAATTCCTTCATTCAAAGTACTGTTGGAAacaacataaataatataattaaccGTTTGCGTCATGTCAGTGTCATCGATTACGATAATAATATAGTTTGTGTAATCAGTCCATATCATCCTAAAGAATATTACTTAactgaaatgaaaaatattgcaTTACAGTACGGAGAATTGGGGAATTTCATTATAAGTGATTATAATCCACAAATACAACACATTTCCCAAATTGTACGGAAAAATGTAGATATATGTTCTAAtcatttaaaagaattatatactACAGTATATCGATTAGAAAATCCAGAAAGGCATAAATTCCAAAGAGCTCATTATTCCAATGAAAGAAATGAATACCGAAAACGACTTGCGTCATTTCATGTCTGTTTAAGATTAAttcatagaaaaaattatagggCAATAACATATGCTGAGTTAATAATTCTCAATACTCTAGATTCCATCAGCTGTAATTGGGATAACAATTGTTcaacaaatatatatgctaATATCCTTAAAACTTATATGTCAGAAATTagtaattttgaaaaaaaaaaaaaaaatgatgctataaataaaattaataatatatataaatctGCTGTTGATGCAATaacgaaaataaaatcagAATTAACACCAAGCGTTACTTCCGATACAGCAGATTTTGTATTAGatgaaattaaatatattatagataaaattaatattcacttagaaaaaattaaatacgGATCcgaatatgtaaaatatattaattcagAGAAAATACCTcaacaatataaaaaagacgATCTTAAGAGTCATTATGTTGTGTTAGTTACGCACTACTCTGCTTTTCTTTTCAGTActaaacatataaatgtgtTGGAAGAtgtattcaaaaataaagaacGAATACTTTATGAtgtttttggaaaaatagaGAGCGCCTtgagaaataaattaactaCTCTCATTGATTCTTCATTCTCGGTATCAACCTGTAATTCCACCATTTCTATttgtgaagaaataaaatccGCAGAACCGTTGCTTGCTTCGAGTGCTAAACCGATAGAACGACATAGAATTTACTCAAATGCGGAAATTAAAGAGgctaaaaagaaatatgatgaaaaaatagttaAATTAGAACAAGCTATAAGGAAGGCAGAAGGGTTTATTAACCCTTTAAAGGATATAATTCAATTCAACATAACACAAAAGGAGGCGATGGAAAATAGAATAAATCAAATTCAAAAAGGTTTAAATGCACTAGAGACAGACAGAAAGATTTTAGAAATAATAGATGCCATAAACAATCAAAAATCACAGATATCTAAAAATTCtaagaaaataaaggatTCTTCTCGTACAGCTAATGCTTTAAAAACTCAAGTTCAAACattaaagaaagaaattgATGACGATGTGAAACTACTAGTGCAACtaatagaaaaagaaaaaatagcagCATTCTTGcgagaagaaataaaatga